Part of the Oncorhynchus masou masou isolate Uvic2021 chromosome 18, UVic_Omas_1.1, whole genome shotgun sequence genome, TAAATGGGTCCACAGAACCTGTATTGAGCAAGAAAAAGTCTTATGAATTCCTTGAATTTGTAGTGCACTGGAGCTTAAAGGGAGAGCTAAGATTATTTAAAATATTTCATTAAACCCATAGCCAGTGCTCTCTATTGTCTGTTCAATCACAATGTCCTCTATTATTAAAGCTACAAATATTCCTACCAAGAATTGACTCACCTAATGATCAGAATTATGTATAACAAATATTTTCAATAAATATGCTATGTCATTACCCATTAGTGTTGATGTGGTGAGATATTGCCAATTGATAAATGATGTTGATAAACTATccatttcaaatgtcttttttaGGGATGACGTGgcaggattgattataaacagtAGCATCAGCTTTTGCGGTCAGATGCCAATCAGtggccataccaagcagtgagtTAAATAGTCATGATGCTCTCTATGGTTCagctgtgtgtgggagggggcGTACTGCATATCCGTGCTTCaggggtcactacagacaccttaattcgattccaggctgtatcacaaccggcgtgattgggagtcccatagggcgcgcacaattggcccagcgccgtccgggtttggcagctgtaggccatcattataaataatatattttgtcttattaactgacttgcctagttaaataaaggttaaataaataaaaaatgaattaaGGATATGAGGGCCCATGCCGAATATGttcaatctcctgagggggaagaggcgttgtcattATCAggagcaagacaaaagagctcTCCAGCTAGCTAACGGCTGCTAACGTCAGTTAGCTGACCAAGAACCCAAACTGTGAGGTCTACTTGACCAACGCAACGTCGTTAATGTTTTCTTACTGTTTCCACTATGATTCAGCAAGACACGACatcgtgaacttcaggaaacgGAAGGCCGAGCACGCCCCAACCACGTCGACGGAGTTGTGGAGCGGATTGAGAGCTTCAGGTTCCACATCActaatgaactatcatggtccactCACAACAACACTTCACGACTGTGTCCACGATTAGCTCCTTCTTGCTGACTATTGCAAATATTTGTTTTTCATTCTCATTAATGTTATCGAACAGTTTGTATCTAGATCTGGTAAAGGTGCCCATGTTTCTCATACCATGGAACATGCAGTAAATATATTACACCAACAAAATTGAGCCAGTTAAATAATGTAAAACAATTTACATCAGCTCACACACTTTCACCAATTGAATGGGAGTAACAGAGCCATTGAGGGAGTTCTATTGACCTGAGCCGGGGTGTACCGGTCTATGGCCCGTGACGTAAACGGGCATAATTCGAACAGGAATGTGCGTCGCTCGGTCATGTTGTCAATAAAGCGGCATGGTGCGTCGTCCTGAAACAAATCTCTTTTCCATAAAATATATCAGAATTTTTAAACTAGAGTTCTTAATTTGGAAAGCAGATAACGCGTTTTTATCAAAGCAATCCCTTTTGCATGGGAAAACAATGAATCCTACTCATTAGTCCACGTGCTTAATCTAGCCTAGGCTAtatcacttttgttttgagccgaTTACACCGTGGGTTTTGTACGGGGCACACCTGGCTCACACCCGGGAATCATCCCGGCCCCAACACGAATAGAATTACATTCACCCAAAGCAAACACCTCCAAACTGGGTAATCCGGGACAGATAATCGAATCCCCCCCCCATTGAAGGGAGCCCACATTACGTAGCTAACTGCATCCACATCACAACAATCAGAAGATCCAGAGAAAAACAAGGAAGTGAACGGTCACGTAACTCAACTGTTATCTCCGTTTTTAGTATTAAAACGGTCCTGATAGAAAAATACATACAACTTCAGAATCATCGTCTTCGACTCAGAAAACCACACACCAATTCAGGACAATGAACAACAAAGGTAATTTAGCTAACGTCCAAAATCATTGTTGAATAAGCTAGCTAACCgcggctaacgttagttagctgcAAGCTAGACTGCGCGGTCTACCTGGCCGTCGTCGTTGGTGTTTTCATTATGAATTAGATAAATAGCTACAGTTGTTTAAATTGTAAGAGTCGACCGGTAAGTAGCCAGCTAGCTTATATATGTTGCCAAatacgtaacgttagctagctagcgtttGTTACAGGCTATTTAGCGCGTAGCCGCGTACACTGACCTCAACCATGAATACAACACTATTCAGCTAACGAGTTAACAGTAGGACCTGTCATAGTCACTTATGTAAATTGATTAACTGTATTGTTCTGACTATATTAACGTGGCCAACTGTAATCATTATATTGAAGAAGGAAGtatttctctgttctgttagccAGTCATGGGTACATTTCTTTTGTTAGAACGGTCTGTTGTAGattaacctaatgtagcaggcgTAAAAAGACGCCTGAGCGGAGTTCCCACATCCGTTTCAGTGGAAACGGAAGTTTGGTAGAAAATACTGTTGTTCCCATTAgacaacacagccacaaagtcaaaattgccCATCGTACGATTTCattgaattattttattttttaaggtTAGGTTCTGATTTTAAAGATAAATTGTAGAAAGTAACGGTGTTTATGACTAtggctgtgttaactagtgaCGCCCATATTGTATCCCTGAACTAGACAAATCTGTTTTATTCCGACCCCACGAAGAGTGGTCGTAGATTAACAATCTGGCATTCAATAATGTTTTGCAATTGTGTGACGTTTGAGTAAAACAAAGTGTTGGTAGTGATAATAGCATAATATTATTTTGTGTATCACAGGTTCCTATCCCCAGCAAGCTGTGTACCCACAGCAGAGCAGTGCACCCATCTACCCCCCTGCTATGCAAGTGTCTCCTCAGGCACCCCCTTACACAGACGCACCACCTGCATACTCTGAGGTAACCATTTATACTTGGAATAAATGTGTTATCTACTTTTGTGAAGATTATTCACAATAATACCAATACAAACAAACTGACAGACTGTCTAACACTCCCCCTTTCATCCTCATTCCATTACTCCAAAGATTTATCAGCCCAGGTATGTGCACCCATCTCAGGCTGGCCAGCTACAGCAAATGGCCCAGTACCCTGGCACTCAGATGTACATGCAACTGCCCCAGTCCATGGCTGTTGGACCAATGGGCCACAACGTCCCCATGGCATACTACCCCATGGGAGCCATGTATCCCCCTGGCTCCACTGTGCTAGTGGAGGGAGGATATGATGCTGGTGCTCGATTTGGTCAAAGCAACAGTGCTTCCATCCCTGTGAGTATCCACAAAACACCATGCCTATATCAGGGGTGTCAAGCTCAATTCCTGGTGGGTGGCGTGTTTGCTGGTTTTTGTTGTTTCCTTTCAGTTTGTGTCTACTTAGACAACCACGTGAGGGGAAAGTCATCGATAACCATAATAAGTTCAAGGAAGGAGCCAAGTATATTGCCTGTGTTGTTGATTAACAGATATTGGTAAAGTTACTCATGCATGTGACTATTTCTTTCTCACCTCACCTAAACACATCACAGCCCCCACCTCCTGGCCACATGCCTAATGCAGCTCAGCTGGCCGCCATGCAGGGTGCCAACGTCATGATGACACAGCGCAAGAACAACTTCTTCATGGGTGGTTCCAATGGTGGGTACACCATCTGGTAACAGCCAGCATTTGCCACAACTTctccccatactcctctccctcATTCAAAATGAtgactccctctcctgtcccatcCGCCAACCCCTTTCGGGCTGCTTGGCCATGCCACAATACTGATATCACTTAACGGAATGTAATACTTTAGAGCCCCGATAAAAGGTACAGTACTCCACTTTCGATCCAGGGTCAGTCTTAATTACTTATTCATAATTTGGGCTTCTGAACCGGTTCCCTGACCTTACAAGGATAGTGCTGCTGTCTTCAGTCAAAACACATTTCATATGTTACTGGCTAGATTTTCTTTTTGAGTGAATGACATCGATTTAAACTCTTAACTGTCACCATTTTTGTACTTTATTATTTCAGTTTTTCATGTTTATTTGGACTCGGCCTCATGTCTTCCTCACAAAGAGTGCTAATGATCCAAGCAGTGCATCACATATACTTTAGTTTTTTTCTTTTTGCTGTTGCATGGCATGTTGAATATGCCCAGTAGGCCTATCTAAAAAATCTGTTTCTCCGGCCACCGGATTGTAGTATAATAGAATACTGGTATGTTAAACAAGAACCAAAACAAACAAGAATGGATTACAAAATTCTAACCAGACTATTACATGCCATGGTGGTTTACTGTACCTTCTTGGGCAACTGTAGATGAACATAATCGGGTGCCAAACAGCACCGTGACTTAAATAAAAGCGAATTAACTTAAAATACTTAAGAACGAAATTCAGTGTGATTTTCCAAATTGAGATTTGGATCACCGAAAGGGTTGGTTGGCTTTACATTTTtgcagttatatatatatatttttcccccCTAAGTCGGATACCCAGAGTTGAACATCATCCCAGTGTTTCGTTAAGTAAAATAATGGCACCCACAACCTGTTCTTAAAACACAAAGTACTGTCATGTAGGGTAGAATAACCTACTAAGATCAGTAGGTTTTAAGGGCTGCAGTGTTATGAAACCTTTGCGGGTTAAATTAAAATATAACTAGTTTGTTTATTTTCTGTCTCATCTTCAAGTGATTTGTTTGAATCAATTACTAGTTACTTACTTTGTAAGTATAACCACGGAGATGGTTGTACCAAAGATATGGTCTAGATTGCACTACAAAATGTTTGATtgacttaattataataattcAAATATGGCACATTTTAAAAGGAAACATATCAAACAGTGATGATGGGTTTGAAGGTACTTAAGACCTTCGATCTGGCATTTGTTGCTGTATTTTGTAAGGGGGTGATTAAATGTTTAATGTAATTGTGACTAGGTGGTTCTGCATGCCTTTTTGCACTTTTGCTCTGTACAACTTTGAATTTTGTGAAGATATCATTGCTAATTTTTTATAGAAATGCCACAATTTAATTTATGTACACTTCTGGAAATGATAGATTTTGCTACTTGTTTTTAGTTCAAATGCTAATAACCTGCAAATACAGCGCGAGGCAAAGGCTACTCTTTCCTGTACAACTTATTGAAGGAATTTCATTGAAGTGTCTTTTCACTCAGGTTGAGATTCCTAAATGTTTTAGGACTGCAGCAAATCACTTGCATATGGTTCCCCTTACCCGACTTTTTAATTGTAGTGTTAAGCCACACCATTATTTATGAATACGCATTGTGTCAGTCGAGCTTACACAACTGTTTCTTTTCCAATACACTTATGTGCGCTGCTTATTAAACTACCGTATAACCTTTTTAGGTCATATCTAACACTAGGTTTGATCCAGTTTGTGAAAACGCCTAGATTCAAGAATTTGATATTTTGGTTTAAACATTAACATTCAGTGCAATTTCTTTATTTTTCCGTATGTAATGCAACTCATGTCTTGTATGTTATGATCAAAATTCATGTGTCACTGGGTATCCGACTTAATAGCCTAGATTTGATAGTTGTGGCCCTCCATTAAAACATGTAGTCCTCACTGAAATGTGAATTCCAGGTTACTTTGGTCAGTTGATCAGCTGTCTGGAAACCTGCTAGCCTAGCATGCAACCTGTTTGCACATTGTATCATCAGACTGCATTTGCTCTTGGTTACAGTGATCATATGACTAGCTACCAATCCAAACATGGTTGTCATGTCACTCATTTTGCACAGCTGTAAATGTGTATCCCATTCCCAAACACACTGATGCATCATAGGGTTTAAAAAAGGGGTCACAGCTTTCAAAATGTGAACAAAAAAGGCTTATACAATTTGTTTTGTTTCTTTCTGTCCCAGAACTGACTCATGTTTATAACGCAGCTTAGACCTAGCAATATGATGTACCGTAATGCTTACCAGTAGATGCCATGCCAACCACAGCCAGTGTGGAGTAAAAGTTTCTGTTGAAGGATTTATGGACATTTATAGTTCAGGGATTCTCTTTAACATTTTTATAATATGGATATGTATTAAAGTGATTTGATGGACTACAGTACTTTCTTTTAAGATTAAGTGTCACTTTGGTTTGAGACATGCGTCTGGAAGAAAACTCTGGTGCAGTTAACTTTTTATACTAAACAACATTTAAGGTGACAAATTTAGAATAAAGGATATTTTGGAAATTTGAAATGCTACCTGTTCCGAGTGCTTTTCCATCATTTATAAAATCAGATTTGTGTCATGCATTAGGACTCAAGCAGCCCTGTATAAATCATAAGAGGTGAAGAAATGTTTCGTGCATAAACACCTATGGCTTATAGCTAGCTGGATTAAGGACATTGAACACAGTGATTAAAAACTAACAAGCTTTATTGCCATGTCAGACCTGCAGTCTCAGATTGAGGTCTTTCATGCCACTTACTGCCTTTGGCAGATACTTCAGTAAGATCATACAATCACAAGATGGTGTATTTGGTAATAGTAACAGATACAAAACAACATTTCCTGTTTAGCTGCCCAGTTTTGAACTGGTAAATTATGTATAATGgcatgagaagaaaaaaaaaaatctgtgccTTCTACTGATCAAGAAATACAATTTCCCATTTAGCCCCCaggaaaatatatacagtggggagaacaagtatttgataacctgcatattcgacagtgtttcctacttacaaagcatgtagaggtctaatttttatcataggtacacttcaactgagagacggaatctaaaacaaaaatccagaaaatcacattgtatgatttttaagtaattcatttgcattgtattgcatgacgtaagtatttgatcacctaccaaccagtaagaattctggctctcacagacctgttagtttttctttaagaagccctcctgttctccactcattacctgttaACTGCACccgtttgaactcgttacctgtataaaatacacctgtccacacaatCAAACaggctccaacctctccacaatggccaagaccagagaactgtgtaaggacatcagggttaaattgtagacctgcacaaggctgggatgggctacaggacaataggcaagcagcttggtgagaaggcaacagcTGTTGATGCAATTATTAGAAAacggaagaagttcaagatgacggtcaatcaccctcggtctggggctccatgcaagatctcatctcgtggggcatcaatgatcatgaggaaggtaagggatcagcccagaactacacggcaggacctggtcaatgacctgaagagagctgggaccacagtctcaaagaaaaccattaacacactatgccgtcatggattaaaatcctacagcgcacgcaaggtccccctgctcaagccagcgcatgtccaggcccgtctgaagtttgccaatgaccatctggatgatccagaggaggaatgggagaagatcttgtggtctgagacagagagctttttggtctaaactccactcaccgtgtttggaggaagaagaatgatgagtacaaccccaagaacaccatcccaaccatgaagcatggaggtggaaacatcattctttggggatgcttttctgcaaaggggacaggacgactgcaccgtattgaggggaggatggatggggccatgtatcgcgagatcttggccaacaatctccttccctcagtaagagcattgaagatgggtcgtagctgggtcttccagcatgacaaagaCCCGAAACatacagccagggcaactaaggagtggctcagtaagaagcatctcaaggtcctggagtggcctagccagtctccagacctgaacccaatagaaaatctttggagggagctggaagtccgtattgcccagcgacagccccgaaacctgaagtaTCTGGAGAAggtctctgtaattgcaaacaaaggtttctgtaccaaatattaaattctgcttttctgatgcaataaaatgcaaattaattacttaaaaatcatacaatgtgattttctggatttttgttttagattccgtctctcacagttaaagtgtacctatgatagaaatgacagacctctacatgctttgtaagtaggaaacactgccgattttgcaggttatcaaatacttgttctcctcgctgtatatatatttttttaccaatACAATCAGAAAATGAAAACCCTTCAGAGTTGACACATGGGGAGCAGATTGATAAAAATTATATGACGCCATCTTAGACATTCCCCCACAAGAATCTCATGAAGTCCTCCATCCACCAGTGTTAAAACAGTTCTTACTTTACACACAACTGTTAAATTGTGAAACCATCAGTGTGCACACACTTTTACTAATTAATCTCATCGCTTGCCCAGCTTATGTGCTTATACGTGATAGTGTGTTCTCTTGGGTAAAATCTATGTCGGTCTTCAATTCCGCAAACATATGGTAGATGTCCATCAAAGATTGTAATTTCCTGTCAGTTTGGCAGAGAACATTTTGTTAAACACCCACCCACAGTTCTCACATTCCTCCTCGTCATCAAGTTCAAATGAAGTACTCCTTCTTTTCATCAGTTACGATGTCACCATGGGCCAGATCACAGTCCTCCCCCGGGGCAGGTTCTCCTGTGGTTCTGTAGGCACCCTTGTTGTGGCACAAGTACCGGTACAGAAGGAAACCCAGGCCAGCTAGCGTCAGTAGAACAAGTACGATGAcaactacagagagagaaacgCTTTAAGAATAGGGACAGAAGTTCAGCTAAGGATAGATGCATAcgcttaaaggtagactcagggATATGACGTAGATGCAGAACGTAAACCTCACATGCGTATATACTAAGAGTGAAGTCTTGCATCTCTATTATCTCAATATCTGCAGTGCTACTTGTGGCAACATTTTGTGAAGTCTACTTTTAAAACATAGGGTTTTGCACATTTTTGTTATCATACTGAAGTGAAAAGAAAAGTTAAAATAAAATCAGGCCTACTTCCAATGACAGAGGAGTCCGTATGACTGGGAAGCGATGTAGGTCTCATCTCTGTTGCTGAAGACATAAAACAATCCATTTCATACTGTAGGCTGTGCTAGTATAAACATGAGAAACTGCATCATTTTCTCAATGCAGGGAAATCTGAACTGTATTTTATTACACAGTAATCTGCTTACAAAACGGCTAAACTCAGGTCCAGCCCATGTTTAATCTATTTGACATAACGCAGTGCCTTAAATCAGAAGTAAAGACAGAGCAGTCATGAAAAAGGGTTGTGTATCATCAACTCTATAGAGGAAAATATGGTTACAGTATTTCATTGACACACGGACTTCAAAATCCAAATAAACGTATTTTGTCTTCTTTGTGAAATAAGTGGCATATAAAATGGCATTTCACTAACACAAAAAAAGGACGTCCCACTTACCTGTCATGGGAATAGAAGTCATGGTGATTGATGTCAGAATCACAAGCTATGGAACAAATGAAAAGTACAGTACTTAGTACAGTCATTGTTTACACAACACACAAACTCAGACATAAAAGGCACTGTATTCCTAACCAACACAGAACTAAATTCTGTAGATACATATATCACATTATCTGGCGTACAGCCAAAGATGTTTGGTGTGCATTACTGGGCTTTGCAGGAAAGCCCTACACAAACCACCACAGATTTTTCAACTAATCTTCAAACTCTCGTCGGTGAAATAAAAAGTATATTAGAAATGTCAGTTTCCAGTTGCAGGTAGTTCTACAAAAAC contains:
- the LOC135504158 gene encoding DAZ-associated protein 2-like; this encodes MNNKGSYPQQAVYPQQSSAPIYPPAMQVSPQAPPYTDAPPAYSEIYQPRYVHPSQAGQLQQMAQYPGTQMYMQLPQSMAVGPMGHNVPMAYYPMGAMYPPGSTVLVEGGYDAGARFGQSNSASIPPPPPGHMPNAAQLAAMQGANVMMTQRKNNFFMGGSNGGYTIW